A genome region from Deinococcus sp. KNUC1210 includes the following:
- a CDS encoding McrB family protein: MTGTQQGWIDWTGFVQEYEAVKDARLAIFNTRLKKVASEPLRQLFLEAEASLDQFVIEPAQSGLKLLLGQKERDTSVLWRAAAGLSPKRARLGLPGLNGPTAKVDSFNEGLNIWLEIPNKQTGQYFRSALAQKGAQEEFISALFSAAEAANIQITVGSEISYDSSLWSAYNELTQNREKHTSPFKDTQVTEENRGLLERVLRLYAKGIGKQTVLIINFSLSPLQLGMEPSRVSVQVKSALEAADKLTSLVQHLSSHAPELMSEVENQDDSKVDMTSNPVTAQLIHLADYTRNIILYGPPGTGKTYTSQEYAQLNQSENEAESMSQDDIYGLHRWEVIALILYVSEKVMSESELLTNAILSDYHSFLEIDVRNKPLKELLSKHLDDKEELRTTSIVQEEPSLFFKTKNSAWGISAQGRKYIEENLVKYVDLFKDYSYITNCKRIITFHPSFSYEEFVEGLRPVSINGQLEYVVKSGLFKQICQFAEDELERAIAKNSLPRPFLLIIDEINRANIAKVFGELMTLIEDDKRVTTDGKGLRVRLPYSGELFGVPENLTIIGTMNTADRSIALLDLALRRRFTFLEVLPDSEAIRATTGENGIIEGIDIASLLNSLNRTITQMLDRDHQLGHAYLTDIKRGLPELQFRWYRKVIPLLQEYFYNDGEKLEKVLGKTFITLGDRIGGLGGRRSYDIQYLDGPALTAALKALIGGSAVTAAIMAEEDN, translated from the coding sequence ATGACCGGAACGCAGCAGGGATGGATTGACTGGACTGGCTTCGTTCAAGAATACGAAGCGGTAAAAGATGCGCGATTGGCAATCTTCAATACACGGCTTAAAAAGGTGGCTTCAGAGCCCCTACGGCAGCTCTTCTTGGAGGCTGAGGCGTCCCTAGACCAATTCGTCATTGAGCCCGCTCAATCTGGTTTGAAGCTCTTACTCGGACAAAAAGAGCGAGACACTTCTGTACTCTGGCGTGCTGCCGCTGGACTGAGTCCTAAGCGGGCTAGGCTTGGTTTGCCCGGTCTCAATGGCCCAACAGCCAAAGTGGACTCTTTCAACGAGGGTTTAAATATCTGGCTGGAAATCCCGAATAAGCAAACAGGACAGTACTTTCGCTCTGCACTGGCCCAAAAAGGAGCGCAGGAGGAATTTATTTCAGCTCTTTTTTCTGCTGCTGAGGCTGCAAACATTCAGATTACCGTAGGTTCAGAAATTTCCTACGATAGTTCTTTGTGGTCTGCCTATAACGAACTCACACAGAACAGGGAGAAACACACCAGTCCTTTTAAGGATACCCAGGTCACTGAGGAGAATAGGGGGCTCCTAGAAAGAGTTCTAAGGCTATATGCTAAAGGGATAGGGAAACAGACAGTTTTGATTATCAATTTTTCTTTGAGTCCGCTTCAGCTAGGTATGGAGCCTTCTAGAGTCAGTGTCCAGGTTAAATCAGCATTAGAAGCAGCAGATAAGCTTACTTCGCTTGTGCAACACCTCAGTAGCCATGCTCCTGAACTTATGAGTGAGGTAGAGAACCAGGATGACTCAAAGGTGGATATGACATCCAATCCAGTTACTGCGCAACTGATTCATCTGGCTGATTATACTCGAAATATCATCCTTTACGGGCCTCCTGGAACCGGCAAAACCTATACGTCGCAAGAATACGCACAGTTAAACCAAAGTGAAAATGAAGCCGAATCAATGAGCCAAGATGATATTTACGGGCTTCATAGGTGGGAGGTTATCGCCTTAATACTTTATGTTTCAGAAAAAGTGATGAGTGAATCGGAATTATTAACTAACGCAATTCTATCAGATTATCATAGTTTTCTGGAAATCGATGTTCGTAATAAACCTTTGAAAGAGTTGTTATCAAAGCACTTAGACGATAAGGAAGAGTTGCGCACGACTTCCATTGTACAAGAGGAGCCAAGTTTATTTTTCAAAACCAAGAATAGTGCATGGGGAATTTCAGCTCAAGGCAGAAAGTATATAGAGGAAAATCTCGTTAAGTATGTCGATTTGTTCAAAGACTATTCGTACATAACAAACTGCAAACGCATTATAACTTTCCACCCTTCTTTCTCTTACGAAGAATTCGTAGAAGGATTAAGACCGGTTTCTATCAATGGACAGTTAGAGTACGTCGTAAAAAGCGGACTATTCAAACAGATTTGCCAGTTTGCCGAGGATGAATTGGAAAGAGCGATAGCCAAAAATTCGTTACCTCGACCATTTTTGCTTATTATCGATGAAATTAACCGCGCCAATATCGCAAAGGTTTTCGGTGAACTGATGACCCTGATTGAAGATGACAAACGTGTGACCACCGATGGTAAGGGCCTCCGAGTCAGGCTTCCTTACTCTGGTGAGCTGTTCGGGGTTCCGGAAAATCTGACCATCATCGGCACCATGAATACGGCTGACCGTTCAATCGCTCTCTTAGATTTAGCCCTGCGGCGGCGATTCACATTTCTGGAAGTCTTGCCCGATTCAGAAGCGATACGGGCGACGACCGGCGAAAACGGCATTATTGAAGGCATCGACATTGCCAGCCTTCTGAATAGCTTGAACAGAACCATCACCCAAATGCTGGACCGTGACCATCAGTTGGGCCATGCCTACCTAACAGACATCAAGCGTGGTCTGCCGGAACTACAATTCCGTTGGTACAGGAAGGTCATCCCGCTGCTTCAGGAATACTTCTACAACGATGGCGAGAAACTAGAGAAGGTGCTGGGGAAGACATTCATCACGCTGGGTGACCGTATCGGTGGTCTTGGAGGCCGCCGAAGCTACGACATTCAGTATCTTGACGGGCCTGCGCTGACCGCAGCCCTCAAGGCGTTAATAGGAGGGTCGGCGGTCACAGCCGCAATTATGGCCGAGGAAGACAACTGA
- a CDS encoding McrC family protein encodes MTIAAAPDITLERTVFEYGVVSLTQLPEFQKREVLLGVEQLPKPGGQEVIRLVVREGKVALQATQHVGLYQLGPLRLQVLPKIHKLTANSQEAKRQAMQNLFVMLRYALDIPLHTAQLTELEEGTDWFEALTTLFTESLLMEWQRGPIRRYESVEEDLTTIRGRLRVQDHIRRVGRQHVLPVEYDEFTTDTALNRLFRYVVSRLLNLSRSARNLDNLRLLAAWMDEDGIPLLPALHGQEVARLSLDRLNLRYEIPFTLARLFIQDAGLNAHVGDYRAQSLFFDMNALFEGFLTGILLQHRAEILPDVFQDARLVVQGEGNSRPLLIRESTGHSTLRMKPDVMLQVGANVAIILDFKYKVLDPGKPRAGIGREDLYQMFAYAQRYHCANVMLLYPGVPGLNTSTLRYRVPEDGGHPARLLVATVDLNHNFAQQGISSVIHDLRIALEGTTV; translated from the coding sequence ATGACCATCGCTGCGGCTCCAGATATCACCCTGGAGCGCACGGTCTTCGAGTATGGGGTCGTGTCGCTTACTCAGCTTCCTGAGTTCCAGAAGCGGGAAGTGTTGCTTGGCGTAGAGCAACTTCCCAAACCAGGTGGGCAAGAGGTCATTAGGCTCGTTGTTCGGGAAGGCAAAGTGGCGTTGCAGGCCACACAGCATGTGGGCTTGTACCAACTGGGTCCCCTCCGTCTCCAGGTGCTCCCAAAAATTCACAAGCTGACAGCGAACAGCCAAGAAGCCAAACGGCAAGCTATGCAGAATCTGTTCGTGATGCTCCGATATGCCTTGGACATCCCACTTCACACGGCGCAGTTAACCGAGTTGGAAGAAGGGACGGACTGGTTTGAGGCGTTGACGACGCTCTTTACAGAAAGTCTGTTGATGGAATGGCAACGCGGACCCATACGGCGCTATGAGAGTGTCGAGGAAGACCTCACGACCATCAGGGGACGCCTCCGCGTGCAGGACCACATCCGACGGGTAGGACGGCAGCACGTCCTGCCAGTGGAATATGACGAATTCACTACTGATACGGCGCTCAATCGGCTGTTTCGGTATGTGGTCAGCCGTCTCCTCAATCTTTCCCGAAGCGCTCGGAACCTCGATAATCTCCGCCTTCTGGCAGCATGGATGGATGAGGACGGAATACCTTTGCTCCCGGCCCTTCATGGACAGGAGGTAGCGCGATTAAGCCTCGACCGTCTGAACCTCCGGTATGAAATCCCGTTCACTCTCGCCCGCCTGTTCATACAGGACGCAGGATTGAACGCCCATGTCGGCGACTATAGGGCTCAATCACTGTTTTTTGACATGAATGCCCTGTTCGAGGGTTTCCTGACGGGCATTTTGTTGCAGCACCGTGCAGAGATACTGCCAGATGTTTTCCAGGACGCACGGCTGGTCGTGCAGGGCGAAGGAAACTCCCGCCCGCTCCTGATTCGGGAGAGCACGGGCCACAGCACACTCAGGATGAAACCAGACGTCATGCTCCAAGTGGGTGCGAATGTGGCCATAATTCTCGACTTCAAGTACAAAGTACTAGACCCCGGCAAACCTCGTGCTGGTATCGGGAGAGAAGACCTGTACCAGATGTTTGCCTACGCTCAGCGTTACCATTGCGCCAACGTAATGCTGCTGTATCCAGGAGTACCTGGTCTGAATACTTCCACCCTGCGATACCGGGTTCCAGAAGATGGAGGCCACCCGGCGCGTCTGCTCGTCGCAACCGTGGACCTGAATCACAACTTTGCTCAGCAAGGTATCAGTAGCGTCATTCACGACCTCCGCATCGCCCTAGAAGGAACGACAGTATGA
- a CDS encoding DUF499 domain-containing protein produces the protein MILRQKDIFKPLFGNQHSKSVTWTQEIAEVRHEYSHQQPVSDIDAYRALDNMARLLVLMDETAKAAEVKTLRDGLLTPTPPAGAKTQTTSSALQAWWKYAEPHEDIRKGQFDENTFAAKLDDVVRDDGSAPLEYRRADLFFKKTYLTKELKAVLADTLKRLAGTGGESVVQLRTPFGGGKTHALIALYHLVKHHADIEADDLSEILKAANLPEVPRSRVAVLVGTQLEPTGRKAEDGTQLKTLWGEMAHQLGGKDGYALVKANDASGVAPGKDTLSALLNMVKTKFGSPLILMDEVLVYQARAAGVRVEGTTLQAQTFAFLQSLTEMVAGVNGAALVTTFPESHIEYYDHNEAPAVFDRLEKIFGRVQAVRVPVQGEEIYEVIRRRLFDSIDDKQAQKVVGEYVELFEHCKDDLPIEARGADYKRKMLRAYPFHPELIDLLYEQWGTMQAFQKTRGVLRLLARVVEHGWMSGAARPLITLGDVGLEDGEMQATVTQTLGEAEWRGALASDLSAPGGRSYQLDKEQAGEYAKQRLGQTVASAVFMASHSGGRSGASPNPA, from the coding sequence GTGATTCTGCGACAGAAAGACATCTTCAAGCCGCTGTTCGGCAACCAGCACAGCAAATCGGTGACCTGGACGCAGGAAATCGCCGAAGTGCGCCATGAGTACTCGCATCAGCAGCCCGTGTCGGACATCGACGCCTATCGGGCACTCGACAACATGGCCCGCCTGTTGGTGCTGATGGACGAGACCGCCAAAGCTGCTGAGGTCAAGACCCTGCGCGACGGTTTGCTGACGCCCACGCCGCCAGCCGGAGCCAAGACCCAGACTACTTCCAGCGCTCTTCAGGCATGGTGGAAGTACGCCGAGCCGCACGAAGACATCCGCAAGGGGCAATTCGACGAGAACACCTTCGCGGCCAAACTCGACGACGTGGTGCGCGACGACGGCAGTGCGCCGCTGGAATACCGCCGGGCCGACCTGTTCTTCAAAAAGACCTACCTGACCAAAGAGCTGAAGGCAGTGCTGGCCGATACCCTTAAGCGGCTGGCAGGCACAGGCGGCGAATCGGTGGTGCAGCTCCGCACGCCCTTCGGCGGCGGCAAGACGCACGCGCTGATTGCGCTGTACCACCTGGTCAAGCACCACGCCGACATCGAGGCTGACGACCTGAGCGAGATTCTCAAAGCCGCCAATCTGCCGGAAGTCCCGCGCTCACGGGTCGCGGTGCTGGTGGGCACCCAGCTCGAACCCACCGGGCGTAAGGCCGAAGATGGCACACAGCTCAAGACCCTCTGGGGCGAGATGGCCCACCAGTTAGGCGGCAAGGATGGCTACGCGTTGGTCAAGGCCAACGACGCCAGTGGGGTGGCTCCCGGCAAGGACACGCTGTCCGCGCTGCTCAACATGGTCAAGACCAAGTTCGGCAGCCCGCTCATCCTGATGGACGAGGTACTGGTGTATCAGGCGCGGGCGGCAGGGGTAAGGGTCGAGGGCACGACGCTTCAGGCGCAGACGTTCGCGTTCCTCCAGTCGCTCACGGAGATGGTGGCCGGAGTGAATGGCGCGGCGCTCGTGACCACCTTCCCCGAATCGCACATCGAGTACTACGACCACAACGAGGCTCCGGCGGTCTTCGACCGGCTGGAGAAAATCTTCGGACGGGTGCAGGCGGTGCGCGTGCCGGTGCAAGGTGAGGAAATCTATGAAGTCATTCGGCGGCGGCTGTTCGACAGCATTGACGACAAGCAGGCGCAGAAGGTGGTCGGCGAGTACGTCGAACTCTTCGAGCATTGCAAAGACGACCTGCCCATCGAGGCTCGCGGTGCAGATTACAAGCGCAAGATGCTGCGGGCTTACCCCTTCCACCCAGAGCTGATTGACCTGCTGTACGAGCAGTGGGGCACCATGCAGGCGTTCCAGAAGACACGCGGGGTGCTGCGGCTGCTGGCGCGGGTGGTGGAACACGGCTGGATGTCCGGCGCGGCGCGGCCCCTGATTACCCTGGGTGACGTGGGCCTGGAAGACGGTGAGATGCAGGCCACCGTGACCCAGACGTTAGGCGAGGCCGAATGGCGAGGGGCGCTGGCCAGTGACCTGAGCGCACCGGGGGGTCGTTCCTACCAGCTCGACAAGGAGCAGGCCGGAGAGTACGCCAAGCAGCGGTTGGGTCAGACGGTGGCCTCGGCAGTTTTCATGGCCTCGCATTCCGGGGGGCGCAGCGGGGCATCACCAAACCCGGCCTGA
- a CDS encoding DUF1156 domain-containing protein: MAYKRLIEHRLPLAEVSTESAREKSIRHGHISTLHIWWARRPLAACRAAVFATLVPDTDENYELVKKIVPWEAVKDGNSSDILEARRKVLEANGGVPPKVLDPFGGGGAIPLEALRLGCEVYSLDLNPVAHIIQKATLEFPQKFGQPNSRPVPEYIFEKDRQAQASSVGKVSAKNKGKATQQGGLGISSSEGEWERAYKQNPLATDVRYWGEWVLEKARAELQEFYPPDEDGKVPVAYLWARTVTCTNPACRAEVPTVRQWWLVQKKKRRLALYPSWNQSQKSVSFQVEEVDEGDDWPSKGTVDGGNVTCPYCNTVISVAIVRQQAKAKTWGQKQIATVTLNSGTKASKSYRVPSSEELALGEQVAERFAEATLQRRQYSSLPDEPMLGWRREIRPPIYGIESWGEIFNPRQSLALVTYSNAIYACNQHTIEIGLDKDYCQVITTYLSLAFDKVADYGSSLCRWGNDDEGVTNTFGRQAIPMVWDYAETNPIGSLTGSYGWALEFVLTGIKNTSKSSKNIATTLRGSATKIPLEDEYIDAIVTDPPYYDAISYAELSDFFYVWMKRNIGYLYPEHFRTPLTPKAQEAVQNPSRHDDNNDEAKKFFENSMANAFKEMHRVLKKSGEATIVFAHKSTEAWETLIYALIVAGFVVESSWPVKTEMRTKLSANEGRTMLASSTFINCTKRTSGSIGYFQDVRRDMVDAIRPQLVEFWDSGIRGADFFMSAIGPGLESYSKHDEVRRVSGEAVKVGEFLDEVRKIVMEFALEQVLGAKSLGAVDAATQFGLLSLWGYGSELPSDEARKLAQSVGIELSGLEGLVKVSGDKAKVLSLKERAKNKNLGLSRNGEAVSMIDAMHKSVALLQGGSRQAVSDYLSDHDFLNSEAYWQTMQALAEVQDGADDGRALHELLTIRDNLPKPGDTAAQTLLGAN, translated from the coding sequence ATGGCATACAAACGTCTTATTGAACACCGTCTGCCGCTGGCTGAGGTCAGCACCGAATCGGCACGCGAGAAGAGCATCCGGCACGGGCACATTTCGACGCTGCACATCTGGTGGGCACGCCGCCCGCTGGCTGCCTGCCGCGCCGCCGTGTTCGCCACGCTGGTGCCCGACACCGACGAGAACTACGAGCTGGTCAAGAAAATCGTGCCCTGGGAAGCGGTGAAGGACGGTAACAGCTCCGACATTCTGGAGGCCCGGCGCAAGGTGCTGGAGGCCAACGGTGGCGTGCCTCCCAAGGTGCTCGACCCCTTCGGTGGTGGCGGGGCCATTCCGCTGGAAGCCCTGCGACTGGGCTGCGAGGTATACAGCCTTGACCTGAACCCGGTGGCCCACATCATCCAGAAGGCCACGCTGGAGTTTCCGCAGAAGTTCGGGCAACCGAACAGTCGCCCTGTGCCGGAGTACATCTTCGAGAAAGACCGGCAGGCACAGGCGAGCAGCGTGGGCAAGGTGAGTGCCAAGAACAAGGGCAAGGCTACGCAGCAGGGCGGGTTGGGTATAAGCAGCAGCGAGGGCGAGTGGGAGCGGGCGTATAAGCAGAACCCACTGGCGACTGATGTGCGCTACTGGGGTGAATGGGTGTTGGAGAAGGCGCGGGCAGAATTGCAGGAGTTTTATCCGCCTGATGAGGATGGAAAAGTGCCGGTGGCATACTTGTGGGCCAGGACAGTGACCTGTACCAACCCTGCTTGTAGAGCTGAAGTGCCCACAGTAAGGCAATGGTGGCTAGTTCAAAAAAAGAAAAGAAGGCTTGCTCTCTACCCTTCATGGAATCAGAGTCAAAAGTCAGTTAGCTTTCAGGTTGAAGAGGTCGATGAAGGCGATGATTGGCCTAGTAAAGGCACGGTGGATGGGGGAAATGTTACCTGTCCCTATTGCAACACAGTTATTTCGGTAGCTATCGTTCGTCAACAAGCGAAGGCGAAAACTTGGGGACAAAAACAGATAGCAACCGTAACACTTAATAGTGGAACAAAGGCATCTAAATCTTACCGTGTACCATCTTCAGAAGAATTAGCTCTTGGAGAGCAGGTTGCCGAAAGATTCGCTGAAGCTACTTTGCAGCGGAGACAGTATTCAAGTCTTCCTGATGAACCAATGTTAGGCTGGCGCCGCGAGATTCGGCCCCCTATATACGGCATTGAAAGTTGGGGGGAGATATTCAATCCTCGGCAATCTCTTGCACTGGTAACTTACTCAAATGCGATATATGCGTGTAATCAACACACGATTGAAATTGGGTTAGACAAAGATTACTGTCAGGTAATTACGACATACTTATCTCTTGCCTTCGACAAGGTGGCCGATTATGGTTCATCTTTGTGTAGATGGGGAAATGATGACGAGGGTGTAACTAACACTTTTGGTCGCCAAGCCATCCCTATGGTGTGGGATTATGCCGAAACAAATCCAATAGGTAGCCTCACTGGGAGCTATGGTTGGGCATTAGAATTTGTGTTGACTGGCATAAAAAACACCTCAAAATCATCAAAAAATATTGCAACAACACTACGGGGCTCGGCAACCAAAATTCCCCTTGAAGACGAATATATCGACGCCATAGTAACGGACCCTCCTTATTATGACGCGATTAGCTACGCCGAATTATCAGATTTCTTCTATGTATGGATGAAAAGAAATATTGGATATTTGTACCCTGAACATTTTAGAACTCCTCTAACTCCTAAAGCTCAAGAAGCTGTTCAGAATCCATCGAGACACGACGATAATAATGATGAAGCAAAAAAATTCTTTGAAAATTCTATGGCCAATGCATTCAAAGAAATGCACAGGGTACTCAAGAAAAGCGGAGAGGCTACAATAGTTTTTGCCCATAAATCGACGGAGGCATGGGAAACGCTTATTTATGCACTTATAGTTGCCGGTTTTGTAGTGGAATCTTCATGGCCAGTAAAAACCGAAATGCGAACAAAGCTTTCGGCTAATGAAGGCAGAACTATGCTTGCCTCTTCTACTTTTATTAATTGTACCAAGCGGACATCTGGGAGCATTGGCTACTTCCAAGATGTCCGCCGCGACATGGTGGATGCCATCCGGCCCCAACTCGTCGAGTTCTGGGATTCCGGCATTCGTGGTGCAGATTTCTTCATGTCCGCTATCGGCCCAGGCCTAGAATCGTACAGTAAACACGATGAAGTTCGTCGTGTATCGGGCGAAGCAGTTAAGGTTGGAGAATTTCTCGATGAGGTTCGCAAAATAGTCATGGAGTTCGCTCTAGAGCAGGTCTTGGGTGCAAAAAGCTTAGGTGCGGTAGACGCGGCCACCCAGTTCGGGCTGCTGTCGCTTTGGGGCTACGGCTCAGAATTACCCTCTGACGAGGCCCGCAAGCTGGCGCAGTCAGTGGGGATTGAGCTATCCGGACTTGAGGGGCTGGTTAAGGTGAGTGGCGACAAGGCGAAGGTGCTGAGTCTCAAGGAACGCGCCAAGAACAAGAATCTGGGTCTGTCGCGTAATGGCGAAGCGGTCAGCATGATTGACGCCATGCACAAGTCGGTGGCACTGCTGCAAGGGGGCAGCCGTCAGGCCGTGTCGGACTACCTGTCAGACCACGACTTCCTGAATTCGGAAGCCTACTGGCAGACCATGCAGGCGCTGGCTGAAGTGCAGGATGGCGCAGACGACGGGCGGGCGCTACACGAGCTGCTGACCATCCGTGACAACCTGCCTAAGCCCGGAGACACGGCGGCGCAGACGCTGCTGGGAGCGAATTGA
- a CDS encoding ATP-binding protein, which produces MTEQELRDLIAGGETLTVEFKSDRQQGLSDHDMQEAVVCLANHEGGHLLIGVEDSGHITGLHDKHAASSASALASALRNYLLGSMPPDIRCNFVATSSGTVAVVEVSRAKAPVSTSRSVTLRRGIGPDGKPQCLPVGPDELVSLRATRGLYDHSARALPELSFEDISRAELDRIRTFIRAQPQATKNLAELNDHDLAVALKLIVRHEGKFVPTILGLLLAGTQEALEMHVPVHSVALQDLDPGRGVTANDFYREPLLRIWERFEGFFIARNTEREVNLGLNLQRTAIPRYPRRAVREAFANALVHRDYTLLGAVLFQFKDRDGDLEISSPGGLVDGVTDKTILTSGSIPRNEHLAEAFRHLGLVERSGRGIPRIFEDVLSLGRPAPTYRSTMRKVTVTIPGGAADAKFIEMVIRAQDKHQRMDWAHLLVLHHLSRLKELDVQDAASLLEGDELRARRTLEEMVDWGLLERRGRRKHTFHLSADAYQELDRDSDYLYRKGLDETQQESLVLDFLQTRERVTRAEVEKLCRIDASQADYLLRRMRDEGKIVLGQKGRYAYYVSARALSNSESNSESNSEKMERFNP; this is translated from the coding sequence ATGACTGAGCAGGAACTGCGCGACCTGATTGCTGGCGGCGAAACTCTGACCGTCGAATTCAAGAGTGACCGTCAGCAGGGTCTGTCTGACCATGACATGCAGGAAGCGGTGGTCTGCCTCGCCAACCATGAAGGGGGGCACCTACTCATCGGTGTTGAAGATAGTGGCCACATTACTGGTTTGCACGACAAGCACGCGGCCTCTTCGGCCAGCGCTCTGGCCAGTGCCCTGCGAAACTATCTGCTGGGCAGCATGCCGCCAGATATCCGCTGTAATTTCGTTGCGACGTCCAGCGGAACGGTTGCCGTCGTCGAGGTGTCGCGGGCCAAGGCTCCTGTATCGACCAGCAGGTCGGTCACCTTACGGCGGGGTATCGGCCCGGATGGCAAGCCGCAGTGTCTTCCTGTCGGGCCGGATGAACTCGTTTCGCTCCGGGCCACACGCGGCCTCTACGACCATTCGGCCCGTGCGCTTCCAGAGCTGAGCTTCGAGGACATCTCCCGTGCCGAACTGGACCGCATCCGTACCTTCATTCGTGCCCAGCCACAGGCGACCAAGAATCTGGCGGAGCTGAACGACCATGACCTGGCGGTGGCGCTCAAGCTCATCGTGCGCCATGAGGGAAAGTTCGTGCCGACTATCCTGGGGCTGCTGTTGGCCGGAACCCAGGAAGCGCTGGAAATGCATGTACCAGTTCATTCGGTGGCGTTACAGGACCTGGACCCTGGCCGAGGGGTCACGGCCAATGACTTTTACCGTGAGCCTCTCCTACGTATCTGGGAGCGGTTCGAGGGATTTTTCATCGCTCGCAATACGGAACGTGAAGTCAATCTGGGACTCAATCTGCAACGCACGGCGATACCTCGCTATCCCCGACGCGCTGTCCGAGAAGCATTCGCCAATGCCCTGGTACACCGTGACTACACCCTGCTCGGTGCCGTCCTGTTCCAATTCAAGGACCGTGATGGCGACCTGGAAATCTCCAGTCCTGGAGGGCTGGTAGACGGTGTGACCGACAAGACCATCCTGACCAGCGGTTCCATCCCCCGCAACGAGCATCTGGCTGAAGCATTCAGGCATCTGGGTCTTGTCGAGCGGAGCGGGCGCGGCATTCCCCGCATCTTTGAGGATGTCCTGAGCCTGGGACGCCCTGCTCCCACTTACCGTTCCACGATGCGAAAGGTGACGGTCACGATTCCGGGTGGTGCCGCAGACGCGAAATTCATCGAGATGGTCATTCGGGCGCAGGACAAGCACCAGCGCATGGACTGGGCACACCTGCTGGTGCTGCACCATCTGTCCCGGCTCAAGGAGCTGGACGTTCAAGACGCCGCCAGCCTGCTTGAAGGTGATGAATTGCGGGCCAGACGGACTCTGGAGGAGATGGTGGATTGGGGCCTGCTGGAACGCCGGGGACGGCGGAAGCACACCTTTCATCTGAGTGCTGACGCTTATCAGGAACTCGACCGTGATTCCGATTACCTGTACCGCAAAGGGCTGGACGAAACCCAGCAGGAAAGCCTGGTGCTGGATTTCCTTCAGACTCGCGAGCGGGTGACCCGTGCCGAGGTCGAAAAGCTCTGCCGAATAGATGCGAGCCAAGCCGATTATCTGCTGCGGCGGATGCGAGATGAGGGCAAGATTGTTCTGGGTCAGAAGGGACGATATGCCTATTACGTCTCAGCACGGGCTCTATCTAACTCGGAATCCAACTCGGAATCCAACTCGGAAAAAATGGAAAGGTTCAATCCCTAG